A window from Argopecten irradians isolate NY chromosome 3, Ai_NY, whole genome shotgun sequence encodes these proteins:
- the LOC138319562 gene encoding uncharacterized protein — translation MDERLKWLEGRISSSLRPRNEELKNMFLNDENRLAFYEFINNEDVGRLFVFSRPSKQITASLIPPHDLKYKSIFFLKCKAGTKLTKENIGNEVFFVDCTDVPLEHLELIVREVYLPLLCTNQSNLAAAGGDKVMDVLHRLMSIVEVSQGHVEGRIILSLPSIEVLAEAAATPARRGSVLHVLETTVLAWIKQIKGVLRHDPIADLFHHYGPEPGPLDEIKMWERQLGRLHSILRQLESPVAKDILQNLDQAQSQYSNSFNHVRKDVNRAVTDVNRTLKFLSTMQWLFEDLHSTLDPRQMLKMFQPLMQVLFRVWQNSVYYHQMDKFHNMLRMLSNEVVHRAISLVGDDILREPLESYSKLKDALRVCAAFRGTYLDYKDKADDQNARNISENAERLASQPQGTLFLTKMYGPHIYNDFPFQSLPAPRNTVPD, via the exons ATGGATGAAAGATTGAAGTGGTTAGAGGGGAGGATCAGCTCCTCGCTGAGACCAAGAAATGAGGAGCTGAAAAATATGTTTCTGAATGATGAGAACAG ACTGGCCTTTTATGAGTTCATTAATAATGAAGATGTGGGCCGACTGTTTGTGTTTAGTCGACCATCTAAACAGATAACAGCTTCACTGATTCCACCACATGATCTAAAATACAAATCCATCTTCTTTCTCAAGTGCAAAGCTGGCACCAAGCTAACCAAGGAAAATATAG GAAATGAGGTTTTCTTCGTTGACTGTACGGATGTACCATTAGAACACTTGGAGCTGATTGTGAGGGAGGTTTACCTGCCTTTATTATGTACCAACCAGTCCAATCTGGCTGCTGCTGGAGGAGACAAAGTAATGGATGTATTACACAGACTAATGTCTATTGTGGAGGTATCACAGGGCCATGTAGAG GGCCGTATTATCCTGAGTCTGCCATCTATAGAAGTTTTAGCGGAGGCTGCGGCTACCCCAGCCCGTAGAGGATCCGTACTCCACGTACTGGAGACCACAGTCCTGGCATGGATCAAACAGATCAAG GGTGTCCTACGACACGACCCCATTGCTGACCTCTTCCATCACTATGGTCCGGAGCCTGGTCCCCTGGATGAGATAAAGATGTGGGAAAGACAGTTAGGACGTCTCCACTCCATCCTCCGTCAGCTCGAATCACCGGTAGCCAAGGACATCCTTCAGAACCTGGATCAGGCACAGAGTCAGTACTCCAACTCCTTCAACCACGTACGCAAGGATGTGAACAGG GCAGTGACGGATGTGAACAGAACCCTAAAATTCCTCAGCACGATGCAGTGGTTGTTTGAGGACCTCCACAGTACATTAGACCCCAGACAGATGTTAAAAATGTTCCAACCTCTTATGCAGGTTCTGTTTAGAGTCTGGCAGAACTCAGT ATACTATCACCAGATGGATAAGTTCCACAACATGCTGCGGATGCTGTCTAATGAAGTCGTTCACAGGGCTATCTCTTTGGTCGGAGATGACATTCTTAGGGAGCCACTAGAG TCATATTCAAAACTGAAGGATGCTCTGCGGGTATGTGCAGCTTTCCGAGGGACATACTTGGACTACAAGGACAAAGCAGATGATCAAAACGCTAGAAATATCTCGGAAAATGCAGAGAGATT AGCCTCCCAGCCCCAGGGAACTCTATTCCTGACTAAGATGTATGGTCCCCATATTTACAATGATTTTCCCTTTCAGAGCCTCCCAGCTCCAAGGAACACTGTTCCTGACTAA